Proteins encoded by one window of Halobacteriovoraceae bacterium:
- a CDS encoding penicillin-binding protein, producing MKTKMFIKWCAIYVLVGAIILSVYVTSVILRTPLVLNAGDLSNQTLQLTTDVMNIWEKGSLAQKDQLRTYQLFAEVQNEVVETIELEEDLVEFTKDFSIPLLLKNDCLEIYCYQHRTSFSKVPSSIWKSLIGVEDTRFIQHQGVDPKAILRAIVADLKAMSFVQGGSTLTQQLVKNVLLSNEKSIERKLKEMILSIFIELKFSKQEILEIYLNEVYWGAIQGIRIKGIYAASLFYFDKKIEEVDFYESIILISMLRGPHFYSPLKDFSRLRDRVNTVKGRILQAGIAVESELKEWSEIDWAKWQKKLQIKSENHELYDIWRVTKMGSTFFNHFENFVFQYSVSKILKSQKIQKLKKDFAVKSIILDLKDRNRYFEYYSKYERPEYKAIYEEVHQVGSVLKPIIFFVLKKNGVSLDEIVSTAPFELDLLSGKWIPKEPYAVLPEEISLKEALRMSLNGPLVRKVFEHGIEKVESELKKLIPELELPLKEFPAQLLGTIELTPKRLLEIYSVFIKQACEDNDGEFLNILNDPLKTTIKKSVDHYLREMSFFGKTGTSNGSYDNWFVFFEGRMIGVIWLGVETGRDGSSLGLSGSSTSFKIFQTFMRTRAKRFNEFGCELLNN from the coding sequence GTGAAAACGAAGATGTTTATAAAATGGTGCGCAATTTATGTTCTTGTTGGAGCGATAATACTGAGCGTTTATGTGACAAGTGTCATTTTAAGAACGCCTCTAGTATTAAATGCAGGTGATTTGTCCAATCAAACACTTCAATTGACCACTGATGTTATGAATATCTGGGAAAAAGGATCTTTGGCACAAAAGGATCAACTTAGAACATATCAACTTTTCGCTGAAGTGCAAAATGAAGTCGTTGAAACGATTGAGTTAGAGGAAGATCTTGTAGAATTTACAAAAGATTTTTCAATTCCACTTCTTTTGAAAAACGATTGTCTGGAAATTTATTGCTATCAACACAGGACTTCTTTTTCAAAAGTACCATCAAGTATCTGGAAAAGCTTAATTGGGGTAGAGGATACCCGGTTTATTCAACACCAAGGTGTTGATCCTAAGGCAATCTTGAGGGCCATTGTTGCTGATTTAAAGGCCATGAGTTTTGTTCAAGGAGGGTCGACCTTAACACAACAGTTAGTTAAGAATGTATTGCTTTCAAATGAAAAATCAATTGAGAGAAAACTAAAAGAAATGATTTTATCCATTTTTATTGAACTTAAATTTTCAAAACAAGAAATTTTAGAAATTTATTTGAACGAAGTCTATTGGGGGGCAATTCAAGGAATACGTATAAAAGGTATTTACGCTGCATCACTCTTTTACTTTGATAAAAAAATTGAAGAAGTAGACTTTTATGAGTCGATAATACTGATTTCGATGTTAAGGGGACCTCATTTTTATTCACCGTTGAAGGATTTTTCAAGATTGCGAGATAGGGTCAATACTGTTAAAGGGCGCATTTTACAAGCGGGAATTGCAGTGGAAAGTGAACTAAAAGAATGGAGTGAAATTGATTGGGCAAAGTGGCAAAAAAAGTTGCAAATAAAAAGTGAAAATCATGAACTTTACGATATTTGGCGAGTTACAAAAATGGGAAGCACTTTTTTTAATCATTTTGAGAATTTTGTTTTTCAATACTCTGTTTCGAAAATACTTAAATCTCAGAAGATTCAAAAACTAAAAAAAGATTTCGCAGTAAAGTCTATCATTTTAGATCTCAAGGATAGAAATAGGTATTTTGAATATTATAGTAAATATGAAAGACCTGAGTATAAGGCCATTTACGAAGAAGTACATCAAGTTGGTAGCGTTCTCAAACCAATTATTTTTTTCGTTTTAAAAAAAAATGGCGTTTCATTAGATGAAATTGTTTCAACTGCTCCTTTTGAGCTCGATCTCCTATCAGGAAAATGGATTCCGAAAGAACCATATGCTGTTTTGCCGGAAGAAATAAGTTTGAAAGAAGCATTAAGAATGTCTTTAAATGGGCCTTTAGTGCGAAAGGTATTCGAACATGGGATTGAAAAAGTTGAAAGTGAGTTAAAGAAGTTAATTCCAGAATTAGAACTTCCATTAAAAGAGTTTCCTGCCCAACTTTTAGGTACTATTGAACTCACTCCAAAAAGATTACTTGAAATTTACTCTGTATTTATTAAACAGGCCTGTGAAGATAACGATGGTGAGTTTTTGAACATATTAAACGATCCTCTAAAAACAACGATTAAGAAATCCGTAGATCACTATCTCAGAGAAATGTCCTTTTTCGGAAAGACAGGTACTTCAAATGGGTCATATGATAACTGGTTTGTCTTTTTTGAGGGAAGAATGATTGGTGTTATATGGCTAGGTGTCGAAACCGGCCGAGACGGTTCTTCACTTGGTCTCTCAGGTAGTTCTACTTCATTTAAAATATTTCAGACATTTATGCGAACTCGTGCAAAGAGATTTAATGAATTTGGGTGTGAATTATTAAACAATTAA
- a CDS encoding ribose-phosphate pyrophosphokinase, whose amino-acid sequence MKRLVLVSGTSNPKLSQKISEYLDVPLVDPQIVRFANGEIFCEIEKNVRGADVFVIQSTCTPANDNLMELLITMDALKRASASSITAVIPHYGYSRQDRKVSPRTPISAKLVADLLTSAGATRVITMDLHAGQIQGFFNIPFDNIYASPVVLKYVQDNIYAENTICISPDSGGVERVRYFAKKLKCDLAMIDKRRTGRNIAKAMNIVGDVSGKECIIFDDMIDTAGTLVEACKALRDNGATKVFACATHPIFSDPAIERISGCEELTEVIVTDTIRLSKEAHACKKIKVLSIADILSKAIHRTFNNDSVSSLFI is encoded by the coding sequence ATGAAAAGACTTGTCCTTGTTTCTGGAACATCAAATCCAAAACTGTCCCAAAAAATCTCTGAATATTTGGATGTTCCTCTAGTAGATCCACAGATCGTTCGATTTGCAAACGGAGAAATATTTTGTGAGATCGAAAAAAATGTACGAGGCGCCGATGTCTTTGTCATTCAATCAACTTGTACACCTGCGAATGATAATTTGATGGAACTTCTCATTACGATGGATGCTCTTAAAAGAGCTTCTGCGAGCTCGATTACTGCAGTTATTCCTCATTATGGATATTCTAGGCAAGATAGAAAAGTTAGTCCAAGAACACCAATTTCTGCGAAGCTTGTTGCTGATTTATTAACTTCTGCAGGGGCCACTAGAGTTATTACAATGGATTTACACGCTGGACAGATCCAAGGGTTTTTCAATATTCCATTTGATAACATATATGCTTCTCCTGTTGTTCTAAAATATGTCCAGGATAATATATATGCTGAAAATACAATTTGTATTTCGCCTGATTCTGGAGGGGTTGAGAGGGTTCGTTATTTTGCTAAAAAACTTAAATGTGATTTAGCAATGATAGATAAAAGACGTACCGGCAGAAATATTGCAAAAGCAATGAATATTGTTGGAGATGTTTCAGGCAAAGAATGTATTATATTTGATGACATGATTGATACTGCAGGTACATTAGTTGAAGCATGCAAGGCCCTTAGAGATAATGGTGCTACAAAAGTGTTTGCTTGTGCAACTCACCCCATTTTTTCCGATCCGGCCATTGAGAGAATCTCTGGTTGTGAAGAATTGACCGAAGTTATTGTCACAGACACAATCCGACTATCAAAAGAGGCCCATGCTTGTAAAAAAATTAAAGTACTTAGCATTGCCGATATCCTATCTAAAGCAATTCATAGAACATTTAATAATGATTCTGTGAGTTCTTTGTTCATATAA
- a CDS encoding aminoacyl-tRNA hydrolase: MSANLIVALGNPGKEYEFTRHNIGWLCLDQWKDSLNWKNKFKGEYDQKDYFGNKVYFLKPQTYMNLSGESVAPVKNFFKIEIQDILVIHDEIDLPYGCISFKKGGGLAGHNGLKSIASSLGTNSFNRLRMGVGRPAKGSVSNYVLSSFDKEEEIALGPYLVKSIEAIEFYLKSGIDKSANQYNKKNLI; this comes from the coding sequence ATGTCAGCAAATCTAATCGTTGCCCTAGGAAATCCTGGAAAAGAATACGAATTCACTCGCCACAATATTGGATGGTTATGCTTAGATCAGTGGAAAGATTCCTTGAATTGGAAGAATAAATTTAAAGGGGAGTATGATCAAAAAGATTACTTTGGAAATAAAGTCTATTTTTTAAAACCACAGACCTATATGAATCTTAGCGGGGAGAGTGTTGCTCCAGTAAAGAACTTCTTCAAGATTGAGATTCAAGATATCCTTGTCATCCATGATGAAATAGATTTGCCTTATGGTTGTATTTCTTTTAAAAAGGGTGGTGGTCTCGCAGGGCACAATGGACTAAAATCGATTGCTTCTTCCCTTGGCACTAATTCTTTTAACCGCCTTAGAATGGGGGTTGGTCGACCCGCCAAAGGTTCAGTAAGCAATTATGTATTGTCTTCATTTGATAAAGAAGAAGAAATTGCTTTAGGCCCATATTTAGTCAAATCTATTGAGGCCATTGAGTTTTATTTGAAGAGTGGTATTGATAAAAGTGCAAATCAGTATAATAAAAAAAATTTAATTTAG
- the ychF gene encoding redox-regulated ATPase YchF, which produces MSLNCGIVGLPNVGKSTIFQALTSAPAEAANYPFCTIEPNVGIVNINDDRLSKISQYITPNKIIPTTVEIVDIAGLVKGASKGEGLGNQFLGHIRQVNAIIQVVRCFDDGDVVHVHGEVDPVSDIETINLELALADLETVEKKISNLPKLIKNQNKEISKNAKILEPLLDNLKKHLEDGKPARSLVLEKEDALLLRDLHLITLKPILYACNIDEETINEDNEYVKSVREFAENEGSQVVKICGKLEAEIASLETDEEKEEFMEAAGISISGLDHLVSAAYKLLGLRTYFTAGEKEVRAWTFKEGDKAPQAAGVIHSDFERGFIKAEVYHCNDLFEFKSEQKVKENGKFRIEGKEYLVQDGDIIHFRFNV; this is translated from the coding sequence ATGTCATTAAACTGTGGAATTGTAGGTTTGCCAAATGTAGGGAAATCGACGATATTTCAGGCCCTAACTTCTGCTCCAGCTGAAGCTGCAAATTATCCTTTTTGTACGATTGAGCCAAATGTGGGTATAGTAAATATAAATGATGACCGACTTAGTAAAATATCTCAATATATTACTCCCAATAAAATAATCCCAACTACTGTCGAAATCGTAGACATTGCTGGACTTGTTAAAGGTGCTTCAAAAGGTGAAGGGCTTGGAAATCAGTTTTTGGGCCATATTCGTCAAGTAAATGCAATAATTCAGGTTGTAAGATGTTTTGATGACGGTGATGTTGTACATGTCCATGGTGAAGTAGATCCTGTTTCAGATATAGAAACGATTAATTTAGAATTGGCCTTAGCAGATCTTGAAACTGTTGAAAAAAAAATATCTAATCTACCCAAATTAATAAAAAATCAGAATAAAGAAATTTCAAAAAATGCAAAAATACTTGAACCTCTCTTAGATAATTTAAAGAAACATCTAGAAGATGGAAAACCAGCAAGGTCTTTAGTTCTCGAAAAAGAAGATGCTCTTTTATTAAGAGATTTGCATTTAATAACTTTAAAACCAATTTTATACGCTTGTAATATAGATGAAGAAACTATTAATGAAGATAATGAATATGTAAAATCTGTGAGAGAGTTTGCTGAGAATGAAGGTTCTCAAGTTGTAAAGATATGCGGAAAGTTAGAGGCCGAAATTGCTTCTTTGGAAACAGATGAAGAGAAAGAAGAATTTATGGAAGCTGCGGGTATTAGTATTTCAGGTCTAGACCATCTCGTTAGCGCTGCTTATAAATTATTAGGTCTAAGAACTTATTTTACAGCGGGGGAAAAAGAAGTACGGGCCTGGACATTTAAGGAAGGAGATAAGGCGCCGCAAGCTGCAGGTGTCATCCACTCTGATTTTGAAAGAGGCTTTATTAAAGCTGAAGTTTATCATTGTAATGATCTTTTTGAGTTTAAGAGTGAACAAAAAGTAAAAGAAAATGGTAAATTTCGTATTGAAGGTAAAGAATATTTAGTTCAAGACGGGGATATCATCCATTTTCGTTTTAACGTTTAA
- a CDS encoding lytic transglycosylase domain-containing protein, translating to MKSKYLFIFSFLVKSLFGLPVKHQKGNDELGYIYKYTKHDLKTSKYYDQLYYESKRGKPLKSTLNGLISFSKKTPLFQDEVPIQKKLSEIISKKITINNFIDKCTFDNKNIERPHLTKIIEYFTKICDNEFLEILKNVSDITQLNDQQFKYFDTIISKLSNPQIKTQIKNLLKIKFKNSNSHRKLGELLKNYYERNDLMPDKDILEEMRLDDNFLDYVQAFHSIENADKSYFTSEIRKMYNDFKVSILDEEIEKSLTVLKSIKNFYESNSKYINKSLIHTYLIHGAKHLLLNNKEKEGRTFLNYLKEKVKTNEVNEVHFYSLWGHLINDEYQQALAYIETEDFFKKKENITLKLLFWIAHIYEKNNQVEKSLAIYKELIEKSPMNYYSILALKKLSLHKRIDINHYAQNNIIENYIPLKLSINSLKELEIQKSLKRVNLWTEQKNDTFTEEEIKYNVSLAQKFSENKYISHIFYIGKLLSDKKSFLNSFKLIYSNLEKGLPFDEEIVSYLFPDDYLKKIKEYNKSLDPIVILSLIRQESAFNPDAISHVGARGLMQLMPATARMFQKRVKDNHLKNPNINLKIGIKYLEKLIRNYNGNLIFALAAYNAGENRIKEWKKSLLTPKDPLLQIESIPFDETRKYVKLIYRNIFYYKILFKEKIRPENIENTFKVTFKR from the coding sequence TTGAAGAGTAAATACCTCTTTATATTTTCATTTTTGGTCAAAAGTCTTTTTGGACTTCCTGTAAAACATCAAAAAGGAAATGATGAATTAGGCTATATTTATAAATATACAAAACACGATTTAAAGACTTCAAAATATTATGATCAACTATATTATGAGTCAAAAAGAGGCAAGCCGTTAAAGTCTACGCTGAATGGACTTATAAGTTTTTCAAAAAAAACACCTTTATTTCAAGATGAAGTCCCCATTCAGAAAAAACTTTCAGAAATAATTTCTAAAAAAATAACAATTAACAATTTTATAGATAAATGTACTTTTGATAATAAAAATATCGAAAGGCCACATTTGACAAAGATAATTGAATATTTTACGAAAATTTGCGATAACGAATTCTTAGAAATACTTAAAAATGTATCGGATATAACTCAATTAAATGATCAACAATTTAAATATTTTGATACAATTATCTCTAAACTCAGCAATCCTCAAATTAAAACTCAAATAAAAAACTTGTTGAAGATAAAATTTAAAAATTCCAATTCTCACAGGAAATTAGGTGAACTTTTAAAAAACTACTACGAAAGAAATGATTTAATGCCAGATAAAGATATTTTGGAAGAGATGAGACTTGACGATAATTTTTTAGATTATGTTCAAGCATTTCATTCAATAGAAAATGCAGATAAAAGTTATTTCACTTCTGAGATAAGAAAGATGTATAATGATTTTAAAGTCAGTATATTAGATGAAGAAATCGAAAAGTCTCTCACCGTTCTCAAAAGTATAAAGAATTTTTATGAAAGCAATTCCAAATATATAAACAAATCACTCATACACACATATCTCATCCATGGTGCAAAACACTTATTACTCAATAACAAAGAAAAAGAAGGACGAACTTTTTTAAATTATCTGAAAGAAAAAGTAAAAACGAATGAAGTTAATGAAGTTCATTTTTATAGTTTATGGGGTCATTTAATTAATGACGAATATCAACAGGCATTAGCATATATTGAGACTGAAGATTTTTTTAAGAAGAAAGAAAATATTACTTTAAAACTATTGTTTTGGATTGCACATATTTATGAAAAAAATAATCAAGTCGAGAAATCTCTAGCAATCTATAAAGAGCTTATAGAAAAATCACCTATGAATTATTATTCAATTTTGGCCCTAAAGAAGCTTTCTCTACATAAAAGAATAGACATAAATCACTACGCTCAAAATAATATCATCGAAAATTATATTCCTCTCAAACTTAGTATAAATTCTTTGAAAGAACTTGAGATTCAAAAATCTCTAAAAAGAGTAAACTTATGGACAGAACAGAAAAATGATACTTTTACTGAAGAAGAAATTAAATATAATGTTAGTTTGGCGCAAAAATTTTCCGAGAATAAATATATTTCTCACATATTTTATATTGGGAAACTTTTATCTGATAAAAAAAGCTTTTTGAATAGTTTCAAACTAATCTATTCAAATCTTGAAAAGGGTTTACCTTTTGATGAGGAAATTGTTTCATATTTATTTCCAGACGATTATCTAAAAAAAATAAAGGAATATAATAAGTCTTTAGATCCTATTGTCATTCTTAGCTTAATCAGACAAGAATCGGCCTTTAACCCGGATGCGATTTCGCATGTAGGAGCAAGAGGTCTAATGCAACTTATGCCAGCAACGGCCAGAATGTTTCAAAAAAGAGTCAAGGACAATCACTTAAAAAACCCAAACATTAATCTCAAAATAGGAATTAAGTACCTTGAAAAATTAATTAGAAACTATAATGGCAATTTAATTTTTGCACTTGCTGCGTATAATGCAGGAGAAAACAGAATTAAAGAGTGGAAAAAGAGTTTACTCACACCAAAAGATCCATTACTTCAAATTGAGTCAATACCATTTGATGAAACAAGAAAATACGTAAAGCTCATTTACAGGAATATTTTCTACTATAAAATTTTATTCAAAGAAAAAATACGCCCTGAAAATATTGAAAACACTTTTAAAGTTACTTTTAAACGTTAA
- a CDS encoding P-loop NTPase, with translation MNQSEIENIINSLQNPTTKKTFSEENRLVKVSLSNRGVDIVYNREGIDTRAKREIEDQIIEALIQEYTEDQIFVKTVSEEKTKTQQEASLKIGHGPMPEKKKIPGVKKVIAVSSCKGGVGKSTFAVNLAISLKAQGHSVGLLDADIYGPSLPILLNQRNAKPKAADNKKIIPIETNGIKFISFGLFVKEEDAVIWRGPMLGGVLNQFFFEVNWGSLDYMIIDLPPGTGDVQLSLVQSIDVDGSIIVSTPQEVALLDTVKGLKMFEKVNVPVLGMVENMSSFVCAHGEEYYIFGKNGVKEIADGLKVEFLGKIPISIELRESCDKGQPYMDNDSNRGTQIWESYMEIAKEISRPTKKGILDKIFRK, from the coding sequence ATGAACCAATCTGAAATAGAAAACATAATAAACTCATTACAAAATCCGACCACAAAGAAAACATTTTCCGAGGAAAATCGTCTAGTAAAAGTATCCCTTAGCAATAGAGGTGTAGATATTGTTTATAATAGAGAAGGAATTGATACTCGAGCTAAAAGAGAAATTGAAGATCAAATAATTGAAGCTTTAATTCAAGAATATACTGAGGATCAAATTTTTGTAAAAACTGTATCTGAGGAAAAAACTAAAACACAACAAGAAGCGAGTTTAAAAATTGGCCATGGGCCTATGCCTGAAAAGAAAAAAATTCCAGGGGTTAAAAAAGTTATTGCTGTCTCCTCATGCAAAGGTGGTGTAGGAAAGTCTACTTTTGCAGTCAATTTAGCAATTTCTTTAAAGGCCCAAGGTCATAGTGTGGGTCTGTTGGATGCAGATATTTATGGGCCATCTTTACCTATTTTACTAAATCAAAGAAATGCAAAGCCTAAGGCCGCGGATAATAAAAAAATTATTCCAATTGAGACAAATGGGATTAAGTTTATAAGTTTCGGACTTTTTGTTAAGGAAGAAGATGCTGTTATATGGAGAGGGCCTATGCTTGGTGGAGTCCTCAATCAGTTTTTCTTTGAAGTAAATTGGGGTTCTTTAGATTATATGATTATCGATCTTCCGCCTGGAACTGGAGATGTACAATTATCACTCGTCCAGTCCATTGACGTCGATGGTTCGATAATTGTATCTACTCCTCAAGAAGTTGCATTGCTTGATACTGTAAAAGGTTTAAAAATGTTTGAGAAAGTCAATGTTCCTGTTCTTGGAATGGTTGAGAATATGAGCTCATTTGTCTGTGCCCATGGTGAGGAATATTATATATTTGGTAAAAATGGAGTTAAAGAAATTGCTGATGGGTTAAAAGTTGAGTTTTTAGGTAAGATACCTATTTCGATAGAATTAAGAGAAAGTTGTGACAAAGGGCAACCTTATATGGATAATGATTCTAATAGAGGGACTCAAATCTGGGAGTCTTATATGGAAATTGCTAAAGAAATTTCAAGGCCTACAAAGAAGGGAATTTTAGATAAAATTTTTAGGAAATAG